The Sesamum indicum cultivar Zhongzhi No. 13 linkage group LG6, S_indicum_v1.0, whole genome shotgun sequence genome has a segment encoding these proteins:
- the LOC105165136 gene encoding uncharacterized protein LOC105165136, with product MDTTPQIQSDRARAIWRRCLASAFRTALACTIVGGLTLFGPEFITRQVAFPAFSYVTVILVVTDATLGDTLRGCWLALYATVQGVCPAILSLWLIGPARLTNSTTAVVVAISAFVVVLPENTHLISKRIALGQIVIVYVIAFINGAKTEPIMHPVHVAASTAVGVVACVLALLLPYPSLACLEVRENCKLYIENASERLKLLVKAFSAEDKTLPKALISQAKSLNNTGNKLLQRIKSKQESMQWEIIPGKFLKSYKKNPGETLQGLETILRGMENAVENCSEFPVGILNSELKNDLTNLQEKILNQVKSMALENSILPQSDIEKENKFFQTLQTNTTPLISWKDLPSMFFIFCLKLILQAKSSAPTTSPDTANSAKQAANDSQKKKGLFLSKLWSNSPITISRRRLMPALRCSLSLGFAILFGLIYSKENGFWSGLPVAISLASAREATFKVANIKAQGTVLGTVYGVIGCFIFEKYVKIRFISLLPWFIFSSFLRQSRMYGQAGGISAVIGAVLILGRKNFGTPKDFAIARIVETFIGLSCSIMVDILLQPKRAAVLAKVQLSKTLQSLHESVSSITIGSSSRFILEERLKQLKSHVTELGKFIEEAEVEPNFWFLPFHSACYSKLKLSLSRMVDFLLFVSHALRFLEQESQKLDTKSWKEAADKLETDLKLMRDEVCSGIKCFEEVNLIKSLATVEREYEKRKSSIDLEMGKSGKLCVIQCSSGSDDNDDEIKKSRNSVLQDLNELVDVERDGEEAMKNEVILSVSAVVFCMDGVLKESKEIGKAIKELVQWENPSTQVDLNVILCKLRALEKSV from the exons ATGGACACCACCCCACAAATCCAATCCGACCGGGCCAGAGCCATCTGGCGACGCTGCCTTGCCTCCGCCTTCCGCACCGCCCTGGCATGCACCATAGTCGGCGGCCTCACCCTTTTCGGCCCGGAGTTTATCACCCGCCAGGTTGCATTCCCAGCGTTTTCATACGTGACGGTGATTCTTGTAGTCACTGATGCCACATTAGGCGACACTTTGCGGGGGTGCTGGCTGGCGTTGTATGCCACCGTGCAAGGCGTTTGTCCGGCTATACTCAGCCTGTGGCTGATAGGTCCGGCCCGGCTTACCAACAGCACCACCGCGGTAGTGGTGGCGATCAGTGCTTTCGTGGTGGTGCTCCCTGAAAACACTCACTTGATATCGAAACGAATAGCACTTGGCCAGATTGTTATCGTGTATGTCATAGCATTTATCAACGGTGCAAAGACGGAGCCCATCATGCATCCAGTCCATGTGGCGGCGAGCACCGCCGTCGGCGTGGTGGCTTGTGTTCTGGCCCTCTTGTTACCCTACCCGAGCCTGGCCTGTCTTGAG GTGAGAGAAAACTGCAAATTGTACATTGAGAATGCATCTGAGAGGCTAAAGCTGCTTGTGAAGGCATTCTCTGCGGAAGACAAGACATTGCCAAAGGCATTGATCTCTCAGGCAAAGTCCTTGAACAACACAGGAAATAAACTTCTCCAAAGGATTAAATCTAAACAA GAAAGCATGCAGTGGGAGATAATTCCAGGGAAGTTTCTGAAATCCTACAAGAAGAATCCAGGAGAAACATTGCAAGGACTTGAGACAATCTTGAGAGGAATGGAGAATGCTGTAGAAAATTGCTCTGAATTCCCAGTTGGGATACTGAACTCTGAGCTGAAAAATGACTTAACCAATCTACAGGAAAAAATTCTGAATCAAGTAAAGAGCATGGCCCTGGAAAACTCAATTCTTCCACAATCAGACATAGAAAAGGAGAATAAGTTCTTCCAAACACTTCAAACTAACACCACCCCGTTAATAAGCTGGAAAGATCTACCTTCTATGTTCTTCATATTCTGTTTGAAACTGATCCTCCAAGCCAAATCGTCAGCCCCCACTACTTCACCAGACACTGCTAATTCTGCCAAACAAGCCGCAAATGACtcacagaaaaagaaagggcTGTTCTTGTCAAAGTTATGGAGCAACAGCCCCATTACAATTAGCAGGAGGAGACTAATGCCAGCTCTCAGATGCTCGCTTTCCTTGGGATTCGCCATCCTGTTTGGATTGATATATAGCAAGGAAAACGGGTTCTGGTCGGGGCTTCCAGTTGCTATAAGCCTTGCATCAGCAAGAGAGGCAACTTTCAAAGTTGCAAATATTAAGGCCCAGGGGACAGTTCTTGGAACTGTGTATGGAGTAATAGGCTGCTTCATCTTCGAgaaatatgtgaaaataagGTTCATTTCACTCCTTCCATGGTTCATTTTCAGTAGCTTCCTGAGGCAGAGCAGAATGTATGGTCAGGCTGGTGGGATTTCTGCAGTGATAGGTGCGGTGCTGATCTTGGGCAGGAAGAATTTCGGCACACCAAAAGATTTTGCCATAGCCCGGATAGTGGAGACCTTCATTGGATTATCTTGTTCCATAATGGTGGACATTCTGCTGCAGCCTAAAAGGGCTGCCGTCCTGGCTAAAGTCCAACTCTCCAAGACTCTCCAATCGTTGCACGAATCTGTCAGTTCGATAACGATTGGCTCCTCCAGCAGATTCATCTTGGAAGAAAGGCTAAAACAGCTGAAATCCCATGTAACTGAGCTTGGAAAATTCATTGAGGAAGCTGAGGTGGAGCCCAATTTCTGGTTCTTACCTTTCCATAGTGCTTGCTATAGTAAGCTAAAGTTGTCACTATCAAGAATGGTGGATTTCTTGCTTTTTGTGAGCCATGCACTTAGATTCCTAGAACAAGAATCACAAAAGCTGGACACTAAAAGCTGGAAAGAGGCTGCTGATAAACTGGAAACTGACCTCAAGCTGATGAGAGATGAGGTTTGCTCTGGGATAAAATGCTTTGAGGAGGTCAATTTGATCAAGTCACTCGCAACGGTCGAAAGGGAGTATGAGAAGAGGAAAAGCTCCATTGATCTCGAAATGGGAAAATCAGGGAAGCTTTGTGTGATCCAATGCTCCTCAGGATCagatgataatgatgatgagaTCAAGAAGAGCAGGAATTCTGTTCTTCAAGATTTGAATGAACTTGTTGATGTGGAGAGAGATGGTGAAGAGGCGATGAAGAATGAAGTGATTTTGAGTGTGAGTGCAGTGGTTTTCTGCATGGATGGAGTATTGAAAGAGAGCAAAGAGATTGGGAAGGCCATCAAAGAACTTGTACAGTGGGAGAATCCTTCAACTCAAGTGGACttgaatgtaattttatgtaaattacgTGCCTTAGAGAAAAGTGTATAA
- the LOC105165125 gene encoding uncharacterized protein LOC105165125, translating into MVGIFSRFSVRGSHRRTQSALDEREVLPPSTEATATAGLTATASNATHGIEIAVEFKPVERPTEPLDNDQPIQCPLPEPSILNDGRIWKERVSSGVQRRADTPIMQEQTPAAEPETLGRKPRPPSNRVILPSISAPEHNILKLLDECNASGI; encoded by the exons ATGGTCGGAATTTTCTCAAGATTTTCGGTCAGGGGTAGTCATCGTCGGACTCAGAGTGCCCTC GATGAGAGGGAAGTACTGCCTCCTAGCACAGAGGCAACTGCCACAGCAGGTTTAACTGCAACTGCATCTAATGCCACCCATGGAATCGAAATTGCTGTCGAGTTTAAGCCGGTTGAACGCCCGACTGAGCCTCTTGACAATGATCAACCAATCCAATGTCCATTACCAGAGCCTTCAATTCTCAAT GATGGAAGAATATGGAAGGAGAGAGTGTCATCAGGCGTGCAAAGGAGGGCTGATACGCCAATCATGCAGGAGCAAACCCCAGCAGCAGAACCCGAGACTCTTGGAAGAAAACCTCGGCCACCTTCCAACCGAGTCATTCTGCCATCAATTAGCGCCCCGGAACACAACATCCTGAAACTACTCGATGAGTGCAATGCATCTGGAATATAA
- the LOC105165126 gene encoding U-box domain-containing protein 4, with product MEISLLKSLLNSITSFLQLSSFEGIKSEPLQKYYQKIEQILRLLKPILDAIVGAEIASDEMLQRGFAGLLQSVVELREICETWQPLMSKIYLVLQVESLVSKTRTHGFEILELLKSSDHSLPAELSAASLEHCVQKIKRVESEQMSVIIGKAIKDHAEGCGATLDSFSEVADSLALKSNQELLIEAVALDKLKENAEQADKIAEVEYIDQMITLVTHMHDLLVMMKQSDTCNPVPIPADFCCPLSLELMADPVIVASGQTYERAFIRKWLDLGLTVCPKTRQTLAHTNLIPNYTVKALIANWCESNNVKLPDPTISINLNQPSSLLSNAGSVGVRRVNNSDAPDRPLASQVNSSIPSIAIQRDRISSHPRSLSEDSLTDAAVNGTGFDAERVSLGSSGDMSDHSGERSLNSGGTFLMSPSRNGGAGADEMSSQVHNRTNSASSTLSNSNISQGTAADGSEVASHASAYGSEASGELAAEREPAANLSAPQREPDFLSRLETRSRGQAIWRRPSERLIPRIVSSSTVEMRADLLEVEIQVKRLVEDLKSGSLDSQRNATAEIRLLAKHNSDNRIAIANCGAISLLVNLLRSKDLTVQENAVTALLNLSINDNNKSAIANANAIEPLIHVLETGSPEAKENSAATLFSLSVIEDLKIKIGRSGAIKPLVDLLGNGTPRGKRDASTALFNLSIHHENKPRIVQAGAVKYLVELMDPAFGMVDKAVAVISNLATIQEGRAAIGQEGGIPFLVEVVELGSARGKENAAAALLHLCVNSNRFCHMVLQEGAIPPLAALSQTGTPRAREKAQQLLSFFRNQRHGNAARG from the exons ATGGAGATATCATTGCTAAAATCGCTTCTCAACAGCATCACTAGTTTTCTCCAATTGTCTTCTTTTGAAGGCATAAAAAGTGAACCGCTGCAGAAATATTACCAAAAGATTGAACAAATATTGAGGTTGTTAAAGCCAATACTTGATGCTATTGTTGGTGCTGAAATTGCCTCAGATGAAATGCTTCAAAGAGGATTTGCAGGACTCCTCCAATCGGTGGTTGAGTTAAGAGAGATATGTGAAACCTGGCAACCATTGATGAGTAAAATTTACTTG GTTTTACAAGTTGAATCACTTGTGTCAAAGACTAGAACTCATGGTTTCGAAATTCTCGAGTTGCTGAAATCTTCTGACCATTCCTTACCTGCTGAGCTCAGTGCAGCATCTCTTGAG CACTGTGTACAGAAAATCAAGCGTGTAGAATCTGAACAAATGTCAGTTATAATCGGGAAAGCTATCAAGGATCATGCGGAGGGCTGTGGAGCGACCTTGGACAGCTTCTCAGAAGTTGCTGATAGCTTGGCCTTAAAGTCAAATCAGGAACTTCTGATTGAGGCTGTGGCTCTTGATAAATTGAAGGAAAATGCTGAACAAGCTGACAAGATAGCTGAAGTTGAATATATAGATCAAATGATTACCCTGGTCACCCACATGCATGACCTCCTTGTTATGATGAAACAGTCCGATACCTGTAATCCTGTTCCAATACCTGCTGATTTTTGTTGCCCTCTTTCACTTGAGCTCATGGCTGATCCTGTTATTGTTGCATCTGGACAAACGTACGAGCGGGCTTTTATACGGAAGTGGTTAGATCTTGGGCTCACTGTCTGCCCAAAGACACGACAAACTCTAGCCCACACAAATCTTATTCCTAATTACACCGTCAAGGCACTCATTGCAAATTGGTGTGAATCAAACAATGTGAAGCTCCCTGATCCCACAATATCTATCAACTTGAACCAGCcttcttcactactttcaaaTGCTGGGTCTGTTGGAGTCAGGAGGGTTAATAATTCTGACGCACCAGATAGGCCTTTAGCTTCTCAAGTAAATAGTTCAATCCCATCTATTGCAATCCAAAGGGACAGAATATCATCCCATCCTCGTTCATTGTCTGAAGATTCTCTGACTGACGCTGCTGTAAATGGAACTGGGTTTGACGCAGAAAGGGTGTCCCTGGGAAGTTCTGGAGACATGTCAGACCACTCAGGAGAGAGAAGTTTGAATTCAGGTGGTACATTCTTGATGTCACCATCTAGAAATGGTGGAGCTGGGGCTGATGAAATGTCATCACAGGTGCATAACCGAACCAATTCAGCCTCCAGCACTCtttctaattctaatatatcaCAAGGAACGGCCGCTGATGGCAGTGAAGTGGCGTCACATGCTTCTGCATATGGTAGTGAAGCTTCTGGAGAGCTCGCTGCAGAGCGCGAACCTGCTGCAAACTTAAGTGCTCCACAGAGAGAACCTGATTTCCTGTCTAGACTGGAGACAAGATCTCGTGGCCAAGCAATTTGGCGCAGGCCATCAGAAAGACTTATTCCAAGAATAGTCTCTTCTTCCACTGTTGAAATGAGGGCCGATCTTTTAGAAGTTGAAATTCAAGTCAAAAGGCTGGTTGAGGATCTAAAGAGTGGCTCCCTTGATTCACAGAGAAACGCCACAGCGGAAATCCGCTTACTGGCTAAGCATAACAGTGACAATCGGATAGCAATTGCAAATTGTGGGGCCATCAGCTTGTTGGTTAATCTACTCCGTTCAAAAGACTTGACTGTACAAGAAAATGCTGTTACTGCTCTTCTCAACCTATCAATAAATGATAACAACAAGTCTGCCATTGCAAATGCTAATGCAATTGAACCACTGATTCATGTCCTTGAAACTGGGAGTCCTGAAGCTAAGGAGAACTCTGCTGCTACTCTCTTTAGCCTCTCTGTGATCGAAGATCTCAAAATCAAGATTGGAAGGTCAGGTGCAATCAAGCCCTTGGTCGATTTGCTAGGAAATGGAACTCCAAGAGGCAAGAGAGATGCATCCACTGCTCTATTTAACTTGTCAATCCATCATGAAAATAAACCCCGAATCGTACAAGCAGGTGCTGTCAAATATCTTGTAGAGCTGATGGACCCTGCATTTGGGATGGTCGATAAGGCTGTGGCAGTAATATCAAATCTTGCCACTATCCAGGAGGGACGAGCGGCAATTGGTCAGGAAGGAGGAATCCCTTTTCTGGTTGAAGTTGTCGAGCTGGGCTCAGCAAGAGGTAAGGAGAATGCAGCTGCTGCTCTGCTGCACCTATGCGTTAATAGCAATAGATTTTGCCATATGGTTCTCCAGGAAGGTGCCATTCCCCCATTGGCTGCACTGTCACAGACTGGGACACCAAGAGCCAGAGAAAAA GCTCAGCAACTTCTGAGCTTCTTCAGAAACCAACGCCATGGCAACGCCGCCAGGGGCTGA
- the LOC105165127 gene encoding uncharacterized protein LOC105165127 isoform X1 — MASEGFDAEEWDADFLDELVQAEELALSTQISHQPQQPPRAPPSCVVSYSPPRELSQRIRETSYTSGIPDTFDSFAPREPQFAKEQELDRLKKELNRVSKQLNHLERECWELRKERDKKEEQLKVIHSRIEVKDAEFHLPRSAEIPKDPGTSAVRPNANLSDQQPGSWTKSCKTVGVQTDKTTDVCGSEKLFGVWNSDNQELGRVLVAKLFMTCKEDFHVLFGYLNCQDDSGMALSDHLCPQSIETTKVSSLFTVLTEISNATSVLKDLLEALLDLCSLKNVVIVHRSLRVLHMILINSTSMEKEFGKRENVTIEEFPENSKSDTNGYGILQKESISFANIAEMLKQGPIRHGTRLCYDKTPDHSRFLGNRFSASISVVYWVSVFEHMCQIAIKYNEEEIRHEALSVMNLVLMRHKAYVERVKFAGEPVFQCLSRLLRREAGFSVQDQAVHTLYLLCNCPEVIARLCSGSEEDGDSKDINDKSISTFQVLNEILIGLADCVACYGTASAEEMKLRRNAIVFLAFLGSSGKPGLEILINYSLPKGANFLAIILQSLKSDLDLQTLKPAQPSVIAREQCLLVREALILLNRLVSHPQYSNPVLQALTNTRHMASMAVDIATRLAQKSKLLWQDNNTTKQIRESEILDLARVFKNRIFTFLGDSIS; from the exons ATGGCGAGTGAGGGTTTCGACGCGGAAGAATGGGACGCCGACTTCCTAGACGAGCTAGTACAAGCTGAGGAGCTGGCCTTGTCTACCCAAATTTCTCATCAGCCGCAACAACCGCCGCGGGCGCCGCCGTCGTGTGTCGTTAGCTATTCCCCTCCTCGCGAACTGTCCCAGCGAATCCGTGAAACCTCCTACACGAGCGGCATTCCGGATACGTTTGATTCGTTTGCCCCTCGCGAGCCCCAATTTGCAAAGGAGCAAGAACTTGATAGACTAAAG AAAGAGCTAAACCGCGTCTCGAAGCAGTTAAATCATCTG GAGCGGGAATGCTGGGAGCTTAGAAAGGAAAGGGACAAAAAGGAGGAGCAGCTGAAAGTTATACATTCAAGGATTGAGGTTAAGGATGCCGAGTTTCATCTCCCAAGGAGTGCAGAGAT TCCCAAAGATCCTGGGACATCCGCAGTGCGTCCAAATGCAAATTTATCAGATCAGCAGCCTGGGTCCTGGACAAAAT CTTGTAAAACAGTAGGGGTACAGACAGATAAAACTACTGACGTATGCGGCTCAGAGAAATTGTTTGGTGTTTGGAACTCGGATAACCAAGAACTGGGAAGAGTTCTTGTTGCAAAGCTTTTTATGACTTGCAAAGAGGATTTTCATGTGCTGTTTGGATACCTGAACTGTCAAGATGACTCTGGCATGGCTTTGTCAGATCATCTGTGTCCTCAGTCCATAGAAACAACAAAAGTATCAAGTCTATTCACTGTGTTGACCGAG ATCAGTAATGCTACCTCAGTATTGAAGGATTTGTTGGAAGCTTTGCTTGATCTTTGCAGTCTAAAAAAT GTAGTTATTGTTCATAGGTCTCTTCGTGTTCTACacatgattttgatcaattccaCCAGCATGGAAAAGGAATTTGGTAAAAG GGAAAATGTTACGATTGAGGAATTCCCTGAAAACAGCAAATCTGATACAAATGGATATGgaattttgcaaaaagaaaGCATAAGTTTTGCAAATATAGCAGAGATGTTAAAGCAGGGCCCAATTCGGCATGGTACGAGATTGTGTTATGATAAAACCCCTGATCATAGCAGGTTCCTTGGTAATAGATTTAGCGCATCTATTTCTGTTGTCTATTGGGTTTCTGTTTTTGAACATATGTGCCAAATTGccataaaatacaatgaagAAGAAATCCGGCATGAAGCACTTTCAGTCATGAATTTGGTTCTTATGAGACACAAAGCCTATGTGGAGAGAGTCAA GTTTGCTGGGGAACCAGTATTTCAATGTTTATCGCGATTATTGAGGAGGGAAGCTGGATTTTCTGTGCAAGACCAAGCTGTTCATACACTTTATCTGCTATGCAATT GTCCAGAAGTCATAGCTAGACTTTGTTCTGGTTCAGAAGAGGATGGAGACTCCAAggatattaatgacaaaagtATTTCAACTTTCCAAGTGTTAAATGAGATCTTAATCGGCTTGGCAGATTGTGTAGCTTGCTATGGAACTGCTAGTGCAGAG GAGATGAAGCTTCGAAGAAATGCTATTGTTTTCCTAGCATTCTTAGGATCGTCGGGAAAACCCGGCTtggaaattttgataaattatagtCTTCCTAAGGGTGCCAATTTCCTTGCTATCATATTGCAATCTTTAAAATCAGATTTGGACCTTCAGACACTAAAGCCTGCTCAGCCATCAGTCATTGCCAGAGAACA ATGCTTGCTCGTTCGGGAGGCACTAATCCTTTTGAATAGACTTGTGTCCCATCCTCAATACTCCAACCCTGTTTTGCAAGCCTTAACAAACACAAGACACATGGCGAGCATGGCTGTGGATATTGCTACCAGATTGGCCCAGAAAAGCAAGTTATTGTGGCAGGACAATAACACCACGAAGCAAATTAGGGAATCTGAAATTTTGGACTTGGCTCGGGTCTTCAAAAACagaatttttacatttttaggAGATAGCATATCATGA
- the LOC105165127 gene encoding uncharacterized protein LOC105165127 isoform X2, producing the protein MPSFISQGVQRFPKILGHPQCVQMQIYQISSLGPGQNVGEHMFEACKTVGVQTDKTTDVCGSEKLFGVWNSDNQELGRVLVAKLFMTCKEDFHVLFGYLNCQDDSGMALSDHLCPQSIETTKVSSLFTVLTEISNATSVLKDLLEALLDLCSLKNVVIVHRSLRVLHMILINSTSMEKEFGKRENVTIEEFPENSKSDTNGYGILQKESISFANIAEMLKQGPIRHGTRLCYDKTPDHSRFLGNRFSASISVVYWVSVFEHMCQIAIKYNEEEIRHEALSVMNLVLMRHKAYVERVKFAGEPVFQCLSRLLRREAGFSVQDQAVHTLYLLCNCPEVIARLCSGSEEDGDSKDINDKSISTFQVLNEILIGLADCVACYGTASAEEMKLRRNAIVFLAFLGSSGKPGLEILINYSLPKGANFLAIILQSLKSDLDLQTLKPAQPSVIAREQCLLVREALILLNRLVSHPQYSNPVLQALTNTRHMASMAVDIATRLAQKSKLLWQDNNTTKQIRESEILDLARVFKNRIFTFLGDSIS; encoded by the exons ATGCCGAGTTTCATCTCCCAAGGAGTGCAGAGAT TCCCAAAGATCCTGGGACATCCGCAGTGCGTCCAAATGCAAATTTATCAGATCAGCAGCCTGGGTCCTGGACAAAATGTAGGTGAGCATATGTTCGAAG CTTGTAAAACAGTAGGGGTACAGACAGATAAAACTACTGACGTATGCGGCTCAGAGAAATTGTTTGGTGTTTGGAACTCGGATAACCAAGAACTGGGAAGAGTTCTTGTTGCAAAGCTTTTTATGACTTGCAAAGAGGATTTTCATGTGCTGTTTGGATACCTGAACTGTCAAGATGACTCTGGCATGGCTTTGTCAGATCATCTGTGTCCTCAGTCCATAGAAACAACAAAAGTATCAAGTCTATTCACTGTGTTGACCGAG ATCAGTAATGCTACCTCAGTATTGAAGGATTTGTTGGAAGCTTTGCTTGATCTTTGCAGTCTAAAAAAT GTAGTTATTGTTCATAGGTCTCTTCGTGTTCTACacatgattttgatcaattccaCCAGCATGGAAAAGGAATTTGGTAAAAG GGAAAATGTTACGATTGAGGAATTCCCTGAAAACAGCAAATCTGATACAAATGGATATGgaattttgcaaaaagaaaGCATAAGTTTTGCAAATATAGCAGAGATGTTAAAGCAGGGCCCAATTCGGCATGGTACGAGATTGTGTTATGATAAAACCCCTGATCATAGCAGGTTCCTTGGTAATAGATTTAGCGCATCTATTTCTGTTGTCTATTGGGTTTCTGTTTTTGAACATATGTGCCAAATTGccataaaatacaatgaagAAGAAATCCGGCATGAAGCACTTTCAGTCATGAATTTGGTTCTTATGAGACACAAAGCCTATGTGGAGAGAGTCAA GTTTGCTGGGGAACCAGTATTTCAATGTTTATCGCGATTATTGAGGAGGGAAGCTGGATTTTCTGTGCAAGACCAAGCTGTTCATACACTTTATCTGCTATGCAATT GTCCAGAAGTCATAGCTAGACTTTGTTCTGGTTCAGAAGAGGATGGAGACTCCAAggatattaatgacaaaagtATTTCAACTTTCCAAGTGTTAAATGAGATCTTAATCGGCTTGGCAGATTGTGTAGCTTGCTATGGAACTGCTAGTGCAGAG GAGATGAAGCTTCGAAGAAATGCTATTGTTTTCCTAGCATTCTTAGGATCGTCGGGAAAACCCGGCTtggaaattttgataaattatagtCTTCCTAAGGGTGCCAATTTCCTTGCTATCATATTGCAATCTTTAAAATCAGATTTGGACCTTCAGACACTAAAGCCTGCTCAGCCATCAGTCATTGCCAGAGAACA ATGCTTGCTCGTTCGGGAGGCACTAATCCTTTTGAATAGACTTGTGTCCCATCCTCAATACTCCAACCCTGTTTTGCAAGCCTTAACAAACACAAGACACATGGCGAGCATGGCTGTGGATATTGCTACCAGATTGGCCCAGAAAAGCAAGTTATTGTGGCAGGACAATAACACCACGAAGCAAATTAGGGAATCTGAAATTTTGGACTTGGCTCGGGTCTTCAAAAACagaatttttacatttttaggAGATAGCATATCATGA
- the LOC105165127 gene encoding uncharacterized protein LOC105165127 isoform X3, whose product MPSFISQGVQRFPKILGHPQCVQMQIYQISSLGPGQNVACKTVGVQTDKTTDVCGSEKLFGVWNSDNQELGRVLVAKLFMTCKEDFHVLFGYLNCQDDSGMALSDHLCPQSIETTKVSSLFTVLTEISNATSVLKDLLEALLDLCSLKNVVIVHRSLRVLHMILINSTSMEKEFGKRENVTIEEFPENSKSDTNGYGILQKESISFANIAEMLKQGPIRHGTRLCYDKTPDHSRFLGNRFSASISVVYWVSVFEHMCQIAIKYNEEEIRHEALSVMNLVLMRHKAYVERVKFAGEPVFQCLSRLLRREAGFSVQDQAVHTLYLLCNCPEVIARLCSGSEEDGDSKDINDKSISTFQVLNEILIGLADCVACYGTASAEEMKLRRNAIVFLAFLGSSGKPGLEILINYSLPKGANFLAIILQSLKSDLDLQTLKPAQPSVIAREQCLLVREALILLNRLVSHPQYSNPVLQALTNTRHMASMAVDIATRLAQKSKLLWQDNNTTKQIRESEILDLARVFKNRIFTFLGDSIS is encoded by the exons ATGCCGAGTTTCATCTCCCAAGGAGTGCAGAGAT TCCCAAAGATCCTGGGACATCCGCAGTGCGTCCAAATGCAAATTTATCAGATCAGCAGCCTGGGTCCTGGACAAAATGTAG CTTGTAAAACAGTAGGGGTACAGACAGATAAAACTACTGACGTATGCGGCTCAGAGAAATTGTTTGGTGTTTGGAACTCGGATAACCAAGAACTGGGAAGAGTTCTTGTTGCAAAGCTTTTTATGACTTGCAAAGAGGATTTTCATGTGCTGTTTGGATACCTGAACTGTCAAGATGACTCTGGCATGGCTTTGTCAGATCATCTGTGTCCTCAGTCCATAGAAACAACAAAAGTATCAAGTCTATTCACTGTGTTGACCGAG ATCAGTAATGCTACCTCAGTATTGAAGGATTTGTTGGAAGCTTTGCTTGATCTTTGCAGTCTAAAAAAT GTAGTTATTGTTCATAGGTCTCTTCGTGTTCTACacatgattttgatcaattccaCCAGCATGGAAAAGGAATTTGGTAAAAG GGAAAATGTTACGATTGAGGAATTCCCTGAAAACAGCAAATCTGATACAAATGGATATGgaattttgcaaaaagaaaGCATAAGTTTTGCAAATATAGCAGAGATGTTAAAGCAGGGCCCAATTCGGCATGGTACGAGATTGTGTTATGATAAAACCCCTGATCATAGCAGGTTCCTTGGTAATAGATTTAGCGCATCTATTTCTGTTGTCTATTGGGTTTCTGTTTTTGAACATATGTGCCAAATTGccataaaatacaatgaagAAGAAATCCGGCATGAAGCACTTTCAGTCATGAATTTGGTTCTTATGAGACACAAAGCCTATGTGGAGAGAGTCAA GTTTGCTGGGGAACCAGTATTTCAATGTTTATCGCGATTATTGAGGAGGGAAGCTGGATTTTCTGTGCAAGACCAAGCTGTTCATACACTTTATCTGCTATGCAATT GTCCAGAAGTCATAGCTAGACTTTGTTCTGGTTCAGAAGAGGATGGAGACTCCAAggatattaatgacaaaagtATTTCAACTTTCCAAGTGTTAAATGAGATCTTAATCGGCTTGGCAGATTGTGTAGCTTGCTATGGAACTGCTAGTGCAGAG GAGATGAAGCTTCGAAGAAATGCTATTGTTTTCCTAGCATTCTTAGGATCGTCGGGAAAACCCGGCTtggaaattttgataaattatagtCTTCCTAAGGGTGCCAATTTCCTTGCTATCATATTGCAATCTTTAAAATCAGATTTGGACCTTCAGACACTAAAGCCTGCTCAGCCATCAGTCATTGCCAGAGAACA ATGCTTGCTCGTTCGGGAGGCACTAATCCTTTTGAATAGACTTGTGTCCCATCCTCAATACTCCAACCCTGTTTTGCAAGCCTTAACAAACACAAGACACATGGCGAGCATGGCTGTGGATATTGCTACCAGATTGGCCCAGAAAAGCAAGTTATTGTGGCAGGACAATAACACCACGAAGCAAATTAGGGAATCTGAAATTTTGGACTTGGCTCGGGTCTTCAAAAACagaatttttacatttttaggAGATAGCATATCATGA